AGCTGAAATTCAGCTGGCTTACCGGGAAAAAGCAGGTTGAAGTAAACGGTGCCAAGGTACAAAAGATTGCAGATATAATAGGGCTGTTTAACGTGGTTTTTTTTTCGCCCGATGATTTATTCCTTGTTAAGGGGAATCCCTCACTACGAAGGAAATATCTTGATAATGAAATAAGCCAAGTCAGCCCAAAATATTATTATAACCTGCAGCAATACCGTAAGATTCTGTTGCAGCGTAACAATCTTTTAAAAGCTATTAAACTTAAAAAAGCTGAACCTGAGGATCTAACCATCTGGGACCAGCAGCTGGCTAAAACCGGTGCATGGCTCATCATGAAAAGGCTGGAAATGCTGCGTAAACTCAAACCCCTGGCGCGACTGGCCCATCGCAAAATGACCGGCGGTTTGGAAGAGCTGGAAATCAGCTATAGTACTTCTTTGCTACAGTCGGCATTCATAGAAAAAAACCCGGAGGATTTTGCAGTTTACTATTTATCCCGTTTAGGGCAAGCGTTGGAAGAAGATATTTTTAAGGGCTATACTACACTGGGGCCCCATCGGGACGATTTTGATTTAAAGATAAACGGCATAAATGCAAGAGTTTATGGCTCGCAAGGACAGCAAAGAACTGCAGCTCTAAGTCTCAAGTTGGCTGAGCTGGAATTCATGTTTGCCGAAACGGGTGAATATCCCGTGCTGCTTTTAGATGATGTCTTGTCTGAGCTTGATAAAAACCGTAGGGAACAGCTCCTGGCTACAGTCAGCGACAAAGTGCAAACTTTTATTACCTGTACAGAAACAAATTATTTGAGTCAGGCCCTCTTAAACAAGGCTGATATCTACCAAGTGGTTAAAGGAAACTTGAAAAAGATAAAAGCTCATTAGAAATGAGGTTAAAGATGTATCTGCATATTGGTGGGGATGTTTTAATTCCATTGAAAGATATAATAATGATAATTAATTTAGAAAATCTTGAGTTGTCAACCGCTACTAAAGATTTTTTAGAGTTGGCCAGGTTAGATAAAAATATCAAGGGCTGTGAGCCGGCAGTTGCTAAGTCAGGCATTGTTACCACTAAAGCTGTTTATTACTCAAGTATTTCTACCCATACTTTGTGGCGCAGGGGTTTGGATAAATCTTTATATCCGGGTTAATTTTCTCACTTTTTTAATGCATTCTTTTAGATTGCCACTCTTTTGATTCCTCTATTCTATCTTGAAAATAACTGTAGCGTTTATGTTCTGTTGCTCCCGCTGTTTGAATCAAGAGCCCCAACTGCATGGCGGAACCATCAAATGCTTTCGTTCTTTGGAACATATGTGCTATAATAAAATATTGGAATAAATAGTAAAGGGGGTAGACAGTTGACAGAGCAAATTTCGCAGCAGGTGGACGCAATATATGATGCCAGCCAAATTCAGGTATTGGAAGGTCTGGAAGCTGTGCGTAAAAGACCCGGAATGTACATTGGAAGTACAAGCTCCAGGGGATTGCATCACTTAGTTTATGAGATTGTAGATAATAGCATAGATGAAGCTTTAGCCGGTTACTGTGATAAAATCGAAATTGTAATTCATGAAGATAACAGCATCACTGTAACTGATAACGGCAGGGGTATACCTGTAGATATCCACCCCAAGATTGGAAAACCGGCGGTAGAGGTGGCTTTAACTATTTTACATGCCGGCGGAAAATTTGGGGGTAACGGTTATAAGGTTTCAGGAGGACTGCATGGCGTTGGCATGTCCGTAGTTAACGCTCTTTCCGAGTGGCTGGAAGTTAAAGTCAAGCGGAACGGTGAGATTTATTCCCAGCGTTATGAACGGGGAAAACCGGTAACTCAGTTAAAAGTTATTGGCAAGGCAAAGGGTACCGGTACGCAAGTTACTTTTAAGCCTGACGGTTTAATTTTTGAAGATCTGATCTATGATTTTGACGTTTTGGCCCATAGATTGCGGGAACTGTCTTTTTTAAATAAAGGCGTGAAAATTACCTTAAAAGATGAGCGAACTGATAAACAGGAAGTATTCTTGCATGACGGCGGCATAGTGGATTTTGTGAAACATTTAAACAAAAACAAGGATGTGCTGCATAACCGTCCTATTTACCTGCATGAAGAAAAGGACGGCATTGAAGTGGAGATTGCTTTACAATACCATGACGGTTACGTAGAGAATATTTTTTCCTATGCCAATAATATCCATACCACCGAAGGCGGAACCCATGAAGTAGGTTTCAAAACTGCTTTGACCCGCGTTATTAACGACTATGCGCGCAAACACAACCTGTTAAAAGATAACGATCCTAACATGACAGGCGAGGATATCAGGGAAGGCCTGACGGCCGTAATCAGTGTAAAAGTAAGGGAACCCCAATTTGAAGGACAGACAAAAACAAAATTGGGCAACAGTGAAGTCAGGGGGATTGTGGACTCGGTCCTAGGGGAGGGAATGTCAACTTATTTGGAAGAGAACCCTTCCGTGGCCAAAAAGTTTATTGAGAAGTCCATTAGTGCTGCCCGTGCCAGGGAGGCTGCCAGGAAAGCAAGGGAATTAACCCGCCGCAAAAATGCTTTAGAAATTTCTAATTTGCCAGGAAAGCTGGCTGATTGCTCTGTTAAAGACCCTGCTATGAGCGAACTATACCTGGTAGAGGGAGATTCGGCCGGAGGATCAGCTAAACAAGGGCGGGATCGACGCTTTCAGGCTATACTGCCTCTCAGGGGTAAAATTCTTAATGTAGAAAAGGCCCGTTTGGATAAAATTTTAAACAACGAAGAAATCAGGGCTATGATCACCGCTTTAGGTACCAGCGTGGCTGAGGATTTTAACATTGAAAAAGCCAGGTACCATAAGACCATTATTATGACTGATGCCGATGTGGATGGTTCCCATATTAGGACTTTGCTCTTGACTTTCTTTTACCGCTATATGAAACCCTTAATTGAGCACGGTTATGTCTATATTGCTCAACCTCCGCTTTATAAGGTAAAAAAGGGAAAAGAAGAACATTATGTTTATAATGATGAGGAGTTGGATAAACTGCTGGATAAGTTAGGCAGGGATAATTACAGCATCCAAAGATATAAGGGTCTGGGCGAAATGAATCCGGACCAGCTCTGGGAAACCACCATGAATCCCGAAACCAGGACTCTCTTGCAAGTTTCCTTGGAAGATGCAATGGAAGCCGATGAAATTTTCACGGTTTTAATGGGAGACAAAGTCGAGCCCAGAAGGGAATTTATCGAAATGCATGCCAAAGAAGTCCGCAACCTGGATGTGTAGTTGTGTTTTTGTGTAGGTTGAAAATAGTTTTGCGATTTTAAAAAAGTTTTGCATCAATTTTGCAAAATACTATTACATCAAATATAGTAGTATGCTAGAGATACGGCCTATCCAGTTTTACGAAGGCTGTATATTTTTTTACTTTATGATTTAATGGGATTCAATTAGACTTTACCGTGGCCATGATCCCCAGCAGATGCTGTGGCATACGTTCAGTTGAGGTAGATAAATGTTTATAGAAATGCAGTAAGGGACATAATAAGTCAAGTGAAAAACTTACTTGACGGTGATTGATGCTAATGAATACTAGTCTCCTTGGCCCTGAAGACATCGAAAAACACGCGTTGGAAATAGCTAAAAGTCATGTAATGGAAGGAAAGACAAGGTTTCCAAAATGGTTAGTGAACCGGCTGGGCAGTAGTTATAAAAATATTTTAGAAGTCTATAAGATTATCAACAGGGAGACAGGCGGAGAAATTCCCTTATCTCCTACAGCCGAGTGGCTGCTGGATAATTTTTATATCATAGAAGAACAGGTTAAAAACGTAAAACAAAATTTTTTCAAAAGGTACTGTTTTCAACTGCCAAAGCTTAAAGATAACCGGCTGAAAAATTACCCCAGGGTATATGATCTCGCTCTGGAATTGGTTACCCATACCGACGGCAGCATTGACGAAAAAACTTTGGTCAATTTTATCAGAGCTTATCAATCGCAGCAGCAGCTCACTATGGGTGAATTATGGGTACTGTCAGCCATGCTTAGAATAGCTTTGATTGAAAGAATCAGCCACATTTGCCATCAGCTTGCTGTGGATTATAAGCATAGGCAGGATGCTGAGCACTTGGCTGTCCTCATCATCGCCGCTGCCGAAAAAGGTGAACACGAGGTTCAAAAAATAATCAATGAACAAATTGAAAATAAAGCCGTTATCAGCACCAGTTTTCTTGTATTTCTGGTACAAAAGCTTAGAAAGCAAGGAAAAAAGACCGCAGCCCTGATTGGCTATATTGAACAGAAACGGAGAGACAAGGAAGCTTCTTTAGAGGAGTTAATTCAGCTGGAGCATCAGACGCAAGCAGCCAGGCAGGTTTCCATAGGAAATTCTATAACTAGTCTGCGGATGCTTGCAGCTATTGACTGGAACGAAATTTTTGAGTCGCTAAGTCATGTGGAAGAAATTCTCAGGCGGGATCCATCAGGCTTTTACAGTCAGATGGATTTTGAATCCAGGGACCATTACCGTCATGCTGTAGAAAAGATCTCCTGGTTTTATAATACTTCGGAAATCGATGTTGCTAAGTTGGCTTTAGACTGTGCCCAGGAGGCCTTAGCAAAAAATGAACGGGATCCGGTACGCCATGTAGGTTATTATCTGATAGACTCCGGAAGAAAGGCGCTGGAGAAACGGATTGGTGTTAAACCTGCGAGGATTAAAAAAGCCTTTGGTTTTTTCAAAAGGTATCCTTATATTGTCTATTTTGGTTCTATAGCGGTGCTAACCCTAATTATAATTTCATTTTTTCTGGGGTATGCAGCCAAGCAGGGAATTATATCCCCCTTTTGGTTATTAGGCATTGGGCTTGTGCTTTTAATCCCTGTGAGTGATCTGGCCATAAACACAGTTAATTTTGCCTTGAGCCATATCTATGTGCCGACAGTACTGCCTAAGTTAGAGTTAAAAGAGGGTATTTCCGAAGAAAACAGCACTATGGTAATTGTTCCAACCCTCTTGCCTAATGCAAACAGAGTAAAAGAACTGTTGGAGAAATTGGAAATTTATTACCTGGCCAATAAAGAGAACAATCTCTATTTTGCCTTAGTGGGTGATTATAAGGATGCGAATTCCAGGGAGCTGGCTGACGACCTCCAAATTGTTGATACAGCGTTAAAGGGTATTAACGATTTAAACCGGCGTTATGCTGAAGCCAAGCCGATTTTCTACTATTTTCACAGAGAACGGCGTTATAATGCTGCGCAGAAGCAGTGGATGGGTTGGGAGCGGAAAAGAGGGGCTATCATTGAAATAAATGATTTGCTCAGGGGTTCCCGGGATACTGGTTACACCATACTTAGCTGTGAAATGTCCCAGATACCTGCTGTTAAGTACATAATAACTCTTGATGCTGATACAAATCTACCCATGGGCGCTGCCAAAAGGCTCATTGGAACTATGGCCCACCCTTTGAACAGGCCTGTAATCGATCTGAAAAAAGGAATCGTCGTTAAAGGCCATGGCATACTTCAACCACGGATAGGGGTGAGTATTGAAAGCGCTAACAAGACCCTTTTTTCCAGAATTTTTGCGGGACAGGGAGGTATTGACCCCTATACCACAGCTGTATCCGATGTCTACCAGGATCTATTTAATGAAGGTATTTTTACAGGAAAAGGCATTTATGAACTGGATACTTTTCAAAGTTTACTGAAAGAATCCATACCTGAAAACAGTGTGCTAAGCCATGACCTTTTGGAAGGAAGTTATCTCCGGGCAGGGCTTGTTACTGATATTGAATTAATCGACGGTTATCCCGCCCGCTATAATTCATTTTCCATGCGGCTGCACCGCTGGGTTAGAGGAGATTGGCAGCTTATTCCTTGGCTCTTGACCAGGGTGAAAGACAGACAGGGGCAGTGGAGAAAGAACCCTCTCTCTGCTCTTTCAAAGTGGAAGATCCTTGATAATTTAAGAAGAAGTATGTTAAACCCGAGTCTGTTTCTTTTAATTGCCCTGGGCTTTGCAAAGCTACCCGGCAGCAGTATGGTTTGGCTGGGGTTAGCCGCTCTGGTAGTTGCATTTCCAACGCTAACATATTTAGCAGGGGGGGTTCTTTCTAAAAATTACCATCTGTTGGAGGGAACAAAGGGCCAAACTGTTATTACAGGGTTTAAATCCAGCCTTTACCAGGCAAGCCTCCAGTTTCTGTTTATAGCTTATCAGGCATATTTAATGGCTGATGCTATCGTTAGGACATTGGGCCGGGTCTTTGTTACCAGAAAGAATTTACTGGAATGGATTCCGGCAGCTGATCTAGAGGCTTTACTGAAAAACGACTTGCGTACTTTTTATAAAAAAATGATGGCTTCTCCCTTATTGGGGATATTGGTTTTAATGTTGGCGCTGCTTGGGAAAGATTCAGGCTTGGGAATTGCTGCGGCGGTTTTAGTCTCCGTGTTCTGGGCAGCTGCGCCTCTGGTGGCCTTTAAAATTAGCCAGGATTATGTTCAAAAGGTAGAGCATTTAAGCGAGCAGGAAATATTTGAACTGAGAAGGCTGGCCAGAAAAACCTGGGCCTATTTTGAAGATTTGGTAACTGCTGAAGAAAATTACCTGCCGCCGGATAATTATCAGGTGGACCCGCCCAATGGGGCAGCTCACCGCACATCCCCCACCAATATCGGGTTATTGTTGGTATCCACCTTGGCGGCCCGGGATTTTGGCTATCTTGGCACCGCCCAAATGGTTGAAAGGATTGATGCTACCCTGTCTACCGTGGAAAAAATGGAGAAGTGGGAAGGGCATCTGTATAACTGGTATGATACGTTAAGCCTTCAAGTTTTAAGGCCCAGGTATGTATCTACTGTGGACAGCGGCAATTTTGTGGGCTACCTGATGACTTTGGAAAAAGGGTTAGAGAGATATCTGCACGAGCCCCCGGCTGACCTGAGTATGGTTCAAGGTTTACTGGACACTGTCAGGATTTTTAATGAGGAACTTGAAACGGGCGAGCGGGGTATAAATTCCCTAGTGCTGGAGAAATATCTGGCCGAAGGAAAGTATGATGCTAAAAGTTTTATGGAAATATTAGACAACATACTGGCTGAGTTGTCCCTGGAGGAAAAAAAGGCAAGGATACAAACTTCCCCGTGGGGAAGAAAAATTTTGTCCATGGTCGATTCTTTTAAAAAAGAAGCAACAGTTTCAAGCGAAGGGCTCTATGAGCAAGGCCGGAATTTATTGCAAAGGATCCGGATATTAATCGAAAATACTAGATTTATTCCCCTGTACGACCCTAAAAGGCAGCTTTTCTCCATCGGATATAACGTGGAAGAAGGCATGTTAACCAGGTCTTATTATGACTTGCTGGCCTCGGAAGCCAGGTTGGCTAGTTTCATAGCAATTGCCCGGGGGGAAATTGACAAGAAACATTGGTTCAGGCTGGGGAGAAAGCTTACCAAGGTAGACGGTTCAAAAGGGTTGGTTTCCTGGGCAGGTACCATGTTCGAATATTTTATGCCCCTTTTGGTGATGAGGAATTTTGAACATTCCCTGCTGGATGCCACTTATTCCTTTGTAGTGAAAGCGCAAAAAAAATACGGCCAAAAGCGGAAAATTCCCTGGGGAATATCCGAATCGGCTTACTATGCCTTTGATATGGACTTAAATTACCAATATAAGGCTTTTGGTGTGCCTGAGCTTGGCTTTAAAAGGGGACTGGGCAATGAGCTGGTGGTAGCCCCTTATGCCACAGTACTTGCTTTGACTATTGATCCTAAAGGAGCCGTTAATAATATTGCCAGTTTAAAATCCTCAGGCTTAGATGGGGAGTACGGCTTTTATGAATCTATAGACTATACACCGGCCAGAGCAGCTTTTAATGGACAAGGTTTAATAATTAAAAACTTTATGGTCCATCATCAAGGCATGATCATGTTATCGTTAACTAACTACTTTAATGATAACATTATGCAAAAGCGTTTCCACGCAAGCCCCCAGATCAGGTCAGCGGAGGTCCTGCTGCAGGAAAGGATGCCCTATAACGTCGGGATCGTCAAAGAACATCAGGAAGAATATCAACCCCTGAAGAGAAAAGTTCAGGATGTCCCGGAAGTCATCAGAAAATATGGAGTTCCTCATGGCGAATTACCCAATGTTCATCTTCTTTCCAATGGAAGCTATTCGGTAATGGTTACTGAAGGGGGGACAGGTTACAGCAAAAATCATGACATAGCGGTTGCCAGGTGGCGGGAAACCTTGAGAGGTCAAAGTTTTGGATTTTTTATCTACATTCAAAACATCAACTCCAACAATGTCTGGTCTGCCACTTTTGAACCCTATAAGTTGGAACCTCAAGGATACAGAGTGGTTTTTTCGCCGGATAAGGCCGAATTTATCAGAAAAGACGGCAGTATCGAGACCCATACTCAAATTGTAGTTTCGCCGGAAGACAACGCTGAGGTCAGAAAAATAACTCTAACCAACAACAGCCGGCATTCCAGGGTTTTGGAAGTAACCAGCTTCTTAGAAGTTGTATTGACCCATCCTGATGCAGATTTGGCCCACCCGGCTTTTAGCAACCTCTTTGTAACAACGGAATTTGTTCCTGAATATGGCTGTCTGCTAGCCGTAAGGCGGCCTAGAAGCCCAGGCCAAAAGCCGGTATGGGCTATGCATACAGTTGCTGCTCTAGGAGAAGTAATCGGGGACCTGCAATACGAAACAGACCGGGCCAAGTTTATCGGCAGAAACCGGACTTTGGCTAACCCACAGGCCTTAGATGTTGATCAGCCATTGTCCAATTCCGCGGGGGCCGTCCTTGACCCTGTAATGAGTTTAAGAAGAAGGGTGAAGCTCCCCGCCGGTCACTCAGCAACAATTGCTTATACCCTGGCCGTAACCGACAGCAGGCAAAGTGCTTTTGCTTTAGCTGATAAGTACCGAGACATAAAAGCAATTGAGCGGGCCTTTGAATTTGCCTGGAACCGCAGCAGGATTGAAGCGAGTTTCTTGGACATTAAATCCGAAGAAATGGAACTATACCTGAATATGGTTTCTTCCATTATTTTTCCCGGGCCGGTCAGGCGCAGGTATGAGGAGATTATCTCCAGGAATAACAAAGGACAACCCGGTTTGTGGCCCTATGGAATTTCCGGTGACATTCCCATAGTGCTGGCCCATGTTAATGACAAAGAACAAATGGAGCTGGTCTTTAAACTCCTCAAAGCCCATGAGTTTTGGCGGATGAGAGGTTTGAAAGTTGACTTGGTTTTCCTGGCCGAGGACGAAAGCGGCTATGTCCAGCCGTTGCAGGACAGCATCAGGGAAGCTGTTTTTGCCAGCCATGCCCGGGATATGCTGAACAGGACGGGCGGGGTTTATTTGCTGAACGCTAATTTAATGGCAGAGGAGGAAAAAGCTCTGCTTTATGCTGCAGCCAGATTGGTATTGCAGGGTGATGCCGGACCTGTCCACGAACAGTTGCTGTGGAAAAAACCAAAAACAAGTGTGCCACGGTTGATTAAAGTTACCGTGAATAGAGGGGAAGCAGGCCAAGAATTTCAGCTTGTCGCAACCCCAAAAATCAATTTTTCTCAGCTGCTTTTTTATAACGGAACCGGGGGCTTCAGCCAAGACGGAAAAGAATACATTAT
This region of Zhaonella formicivorans genomic DNA includes:
- a CDS encoding GH36-type glycosyl hydrolase domain-containing protein; the encoded protein is MNTSLLGPEDIEKHALEIAKSHVMEGKTRFPKWLVNRLGSSYKNILEVYKIINRETGGEIPLSPTAEWLLDNFYIIEEQVKNVKQNFFKRYCFQLPKLKDNRLKNYPRVYDLALELVTHTDGSIDEKTLVNFIRAYQSQQQLTMGELWVLSAMLRIALIERISHICHQLAVDYKHRQDAEHLAVLIIAAAEKGEHEVQKIINEQIENKAVISTSFLVFLVQKLRKQGKKTAALIGYIEQKRRDKEASLEELIQLEHQTQAARQVSIGNSITSLRMLAAIDWNEIFESLSHVEEILRRDPSGFYSQMDFESRDHYRHAVEKISWFYNTSEIDVAKLALDCAQEALAKNERDPVRHVGYYLIDSGRKALEKRIGVKPARIKKAFGFFKRYPYIVYFGSIAVLTLIIISFFLGYAAKQGIISPFWLLGIGLVLLIPVSDLAINTVNFALSHIYVPTVLPKLELKEGISEENSTMVIVPTLLPNANRVKELLEKLEIYYLANKENNLYFALVGDYKDANSRELADDLQIVDTALKGINDLNRRYAEAKPIFYYFHRERRYNAAQKQWMGWERKRGAIIEINDLLRGSRDTGYTILSCEMSQIPAVKYIITLDADTNLPMGAAKRLIGTMAHPLNRPVIDLKKGIVVKGHGILQPRIGVSIESANKTLFSRIFAGQGGIDPYTTAVSDVYQDLFNEGIFTGKGIYELDTFQSLLKESIPENSVLSHDLLEGSYLRAGLVTDIELIDGYPARYNSFSMRLHRWVRGDWQLIPWLLTRVKDRQGQWRKNPLSALSKWKILDNLRRSMLNPSLFLLIALGFAKLPGSSMVWLGLAALVVAFPTLTYLAGGVLSKNYHLLEGTKGQTVITGFKSSLYQASLQFLFIAYQAYLMADAIVRTLGRVFVTRKNLLEWIPAADLEALLKNDLRTFYKKMMASPLLGILVLMLALLGKDSGLGIAAAVLVSVFWAAAPLVAFKISQDYVQKVEHLSEQEIFELRRLARKTWAYFEDLVTAEENYLPPDNYQVDPPNGAAHRTSPTNIGLLLVSTLAARDFGYLGTAQMVERIDATLSTVEKMEKWEGHLYNWYDTLSLQVLRPRYVSTVDSGNFVGYLMTLEKGLERYLHEPPADLSMVQGLLDTVRIFNEELETGERGINSLVLEKYLAEGKYDAKSFMEILDNILAELSLEEKKARIQTSPWGRKILSMVDSFKKEATVSSEGLYEQGRNLLQRIRILIENTRFIPLYDPKRQLFSIGYNVEEGMLTRSYYDLLASEARLASFIAIARGEIDKKHWFRLGRKLTKVDGSKGLVSWAGTMFEYFMPLLVMRNFEHSLLDATYSFVVKAQKKYGQKRKIPWGISESAYYAFDMDLNYQYKAFGVPELGFKRGLGNELVVAPYATVLALTIDPKGAVNNIASLKSSGLDGEYGFYESIDYTPARAAFNGQGLIIKNFMVHHQGMIMLSLTNYFNDNIMQKRFHASPQIRSAEVLLQERMPYNVGIVKEHQEEYQPLKRKVQDVPEVIRKYGVPHGELPNVHLLSNGSYSVMVTEGGTGYSKNHDIAVARWRETLRGQSFGFFIYIQNINSNNVWSATFEPYKLEPQGYRVVFSPDKAEFIRKDGSIETHTQIVVSPEDNAEVRKITLTNNSRHSRVLEVTSFLEVVLTHPDADLAHPAFSNLFVTTEFVPEYGCLLAVRRPRSPGQKPVWAMHTVAALGEVIGDLQYETDRAKFIGRNRTLANPQALDVDQPLSNSAGAVLDPVMSLRRRVKLPAGHSATIAYTLAVTDSRQSAFALADKYRDIKAIERAFEFAWNRSRIEASFLDIKSEEMELYLNMVSSIIFPGPVRRRYEEIISRNNKGQPGLWPYGISGDIPIVLAHVNDKEQMELVFKLLKAHEFWRMRGLKVDLVFLAEDESGYVQPLQDSIREAVFASHARDMLNRTGGVYLLNANLMAEEEKALLYAAARLVLQGDAGPVHEQLLWKKPKTSVPRLIKVTVNRGEAGQEFQLVATPKINFSQLLFYNGTGGFSQDGKEYIIYLREGQHTPAPWINVIANPGFGFTITESGAGYTWAENSRENKLTPWYNDPVTDLPGEVLYLRDEQSGDYWSITPMPIREKEDYVIRHGKGYTSFWHTSHGIEQQLTEFVSLEDPVKIYLVRLKNESRVPRKISVTYYLRPVLGVNEQVNAQHIITQSYGEKGILLLKNPYNSDFPGRIAFVDTSEIPRTFTGDEDEFIGVNGDLERPAALEREGLSGTVGAGLMPCGAMQVKLSLKPEETREVVFLLGQGKDLAEVLSITGKYSSVTAAREELAKLQAFWADKLEVIQVATPDPSMDILLNSWLQYQVISCRLWSRAAFYQSGGAYGFRDQLQDVMAVAYTWPELTRKQILLHAAHQFVEGDVQHWWHPGVNKGIRTRYSDDFLWLPYVTADYVQCTGDWTILDEAVTFLEDEPLPVDEDERYNIPRISQEKDTIYSHCLRAIENALKFGAHGLPLMGSGDWNDGMNTVGNKGKGESVWLGWFLYTVLTKFIPICAARNEQQRAERYSRIAAELAVAIEKNAWDGSWYRRAYFDDGTPLGSAANSECKIDSIAQSWAVISEVGRPSRAEEAMQAVENYLVDREAGIIKLLTPPFGDGQLQPGYIKGYVPGVRENGGQYTHAAVWTVLAFAKLGMGDKAWELFHLINPVNHGRTPMGVMRYKVEPYVLAADVYAVHPNAGRGGWTWYTGAAGWMYRVGIEHLLGIKKLGANLFFDPCIPKDWPGFEVRYKLPKTLYRIRVRNPKRVNKGVVKVIVNGKEVPEVYVPLVDDGKEYAVEVIMGKK
- the remB gene encoding extracellular matrix regulator RemB, which gives rise to MYLHIGGDVLIPLKDIIMIINLENLELSTATKDFLELARLDKNIKGCEPAVAKSGIVTTKAVYYSSISTHTLWRRGLDKSLYPG
- the gyrB gene encoding DNA topoisomerase (ATP-hydrolyzing) subunit B, which codes for MTEQISQQVDAIYDASQIQVLEGLEAVRKRPGMYIGSTSSRGLHHLVYEIVDNSIDEALAGYCDKIEIVIHEDNSITVTDNGRGIPVDIHPKIGKPAVEVALTILHAGGKFGGNGYKVSGGLHGVGMSVVNALSEWLEVKVKRNGEIYSQRYERGKPVTQLKVIGKAKGTGTQVTFKPDGLIFEDLIYDFDVLAHRLRELSFLNKGVKITLKDERTDKQEVFLHDGGIVDFVKHLNKNKDVLHNRPIYLHEEKDGIEVEIALQYHDGYVENIFSYANNIHTTEGGTHEVGFKTALTRVINDYARKHNLLKDNDPNMTGEDIREGLTAVISVKVREPQFEGQTKTKLGNSEVRGIVDSVLGEGMSTYLEENPSVAKKFIEKSISAARAREAARKARELTRRKNALEISNLPGKLADCSVKDPAMSELYLVEGDSAGGSAKQGRDRRFQAILPLRGKILNVEKARLDKILNNEEIRAMITALGTSVAEDFNIEKARYHKTIIMTDADVDGSHIRTLLLTFFYRYMKPLIEHGYVYIAQPPLYKVKKGKEEHYVYNDEELDKLLDKLGRDNYSIQRYKGLGEMNPDQLWETTMNPETRTLLQVSLEDAMEADEIFTVLMGDKVEPRREFIEMHAKEVRNLDV
- the recF gene encoding DNA replication/repair protein RecF (All proteins in this family for which functions are known are DNA-binding proteins that assist the filamentation of RecA onto DNA for the initiation of recombination or recombinational repair.), coding for MQLKSLFLKNFTNYTSLTYQAGELLNLLIGDNAQGKSNLLDAIYYLSGGSSNRYPSDQDLVQWGTDYFQIQGETVNKNSMYQLKFSWLTGKKQVEVNGAKVQKIADIIGLFNVVFFSPDDLFLVKGNPSLRRKYLDNEISQVSPKYYYNLQQYRKILLQRNNLLKAIKLKKAEPEDLTIWDQQLAKTGAWLIMKRLEMLRKLKPLARLAHRKMTGGLEELEISYSTSLLQSAFIEKNPEDFAVYYLSRLGQALEEDIFKGYTTLGPHRDDFDLKINGINARVYGSQGQQRTAALSLKLAELEFMFAETGEYPVLLLDDVLSELDKNRREQLLATVSDKVQTFITCTETNYLSQALLNKADIYQVVKGNLKKIKAH